The Carnobacterium mobile DSM 4848 genome includes a window with the following:
- a CDS encoding cupin domain-containing protein yields the protein MQKSKNYWIEQLNLLPHPEGGYYKTVPQPAEQITTEDQRERPLYTSIYFLLSQESPSHFHRLKSDEIWYFHAGDPLTIHLLYPDGHYEQVKLGSSIENKEVLQYTVPKGVIFGSSIEENGDYALVSCMVAPGFDYQDFELFTQAQLLEVYPHQREVIRKLAFESLPD from the coding sequence ATGCAAAAATCTAAAAACTACTGGATTGAACAATTAAACTTGCTTCCGCACCCTGAAGGCGGTTATTATAAAACCGTTCCTCAGCCTGCTGAACAGATAACTACTGAAGATCAACGGGAGCGGCCATTGTATACCAGTATTTATTTTTTATTGAGTCAAGAAAGTCCTTCCCATTTCCATCGTTTAAAGTCTGATGAAATCTGGTACTTTCACGCCGGCGATCCCTTAACGATTCACTTGTTGTATCCAGACGGCCATTATGAGCAAGTTAAACTAGGGTCTTCCATTGAAAACAAGGAAGTTTTGCAGTACACCGTTCCAAAAGGGGTGATTTTCGGCTCCAGTATTGAAGAAAACGGCGACTATGCGTTGGTCAGTTGTATGGTTGCTCCTGGTTTCGATTACCAAGATTTCGAATTGTTTACCCAAGCTCAATTGCTTGAAGTCTATCCACACCAAAGGGAAGTGATTCGAAAACTGGCTTTTGAATCCTTACCTGACTAA
- the purR gene encoding pur operon repressor, translated as MKVKRSERLIDMTRYLLEKPHTLVSLTYFANRYDSAKSSISEDLTIIKKTFKERGTGTLETVPGAAGGVRYIPEIMEDEAKEFIEEMCERLSEANRLLPGGYVYLSDLLGEPQTLRQIGKIIASQYLHDSIDAVMTVATKGVPIAQAVSSYLNVPFVMVRRDSKITEGSTVSINYVSGSSERVEKMELSKRSLKRGSRVLIVDDFMKGGGTVNGMKSLIEEFEAELVGVTVFAESTFSGSRMIDDYTSLLCVDEVDIRDKTIHVAPGNYFKAKRN; from the coding sequence TTGAAAGTAAAAAGAAGCGAACGATTAATCGATATGACTCGTTACTTATTAGAGAAACCCCACACACTAGTATCTTTAACATATTTTGCGAACCGTTACGATTCAGCTAAGTCTTCTATTAGTGAAGATTTGACAATCATTAAAAAGACATTCAAAGAACGCGGTACAGGCACTTTGGAAACTGTCCCGGGAGCAGCCGGCGGAGTACGATACATTCCTGAAATTATGGAAGATGAAGCAAAAGAATTCATTGAAGAAATGTGCGAACGTTTATCAGAAGCGAACCGTTTGTTACCAGGAGGGTATGTGTATTTATCCGATCTATTGGGAGAACCGCAGACCTTACGTCAAATTGGAAAAATCATTGCTTCGCAATATTTGCATGATTCAATCGATGCAGTGATGACGGTAGCAACAAAGGGTGTGCCGATAGCTCAAGCTGTCTCTAGTTATTTAAATGTACCGTTTGTTATGGTTCGACGTGATTCAAAAATCACAGAAGGTTCGACTGTTAGCATCAATTACGTTTCAGGTTCATCTGAAAGAGTAGAAAAGATGGAATTATCGAAGCGCAGTTTAAAACGCGGTTCGCGAGTACTGATCGTGGACGACTTCATGAAAGGCGGCGGAACTGTTAATGGAATGAAGAGCCTGATTGAAGAATTTGAAGCAGAATTAGTAGGAGTTACTGTTTTTGCCGAATCTACTTTTAGCGGCAGTCGGATGATCGATGATTATACTTCTCTTTTATGTGTTGATGAGGTAGATATTCGAGATAAAACCATTCATGTTGCACCAGGAAATTATTTTAAAGCCAAACGAAACTAA
- a CDS encoding iron chelate uptake ABC transporter family permease subunit, whose product MEMFFYGFMQRAFQASFLIAIIAPILGLFLILRRQSLMADTLSHISLAGIALGLLLNINPTIMTLLIVVIAAVAIDYLRMLYKSYSEISIAIMMSAGMAVALVLMSLNDGGSSTSVQQYLFGSIVTISQEQVHLLMALFVMVVGLYLVFRKPMYVLTFDEDTAFTAGLPVKWMSIIFNVITGVTIAVIMPIVGALLVSAIIILPAAIAMRLSKSFNLVIVVGIVIGIIGMVTGLTTSYQYGTPPGATITLIFIFIFILTTVIKKIANQIKYKKSRHS is encoded by the coding sequence GTGGAGATGTTTTTCTATGGATTCATGCAGCGAGCCTTCCAAGCTTCATTCTTGATTGCCATCATTGCTCCAATTCTAGGCCTGTTCTTGATTCTCAGAAGACAGTCTTTAATGGCTGATACGTTGTCCCATATTTCCTTAGCTGGAATTGCACTAGGCTTGTTATTGAATATCAATCCAACGATTATGACATTGCTGATCGTCGTGATAGCTGCAGTAGCTATCGACTACTTGCGCATGCTATACAAGTCTTATTCTGAGATTTCCATCGCGATTATGATGTCAGCAGGTATGGCGGTAGCCTTAGTTTTAATGAGTTTAAATGACGGCGGCTCAAGTACAAGTGTCCAACAATACTTATTTGGTTCAATTGTAACAATCAGCCAGGAACAAGTTCACTTGTTGATGGCCCTATTTGTGATGGTAGTCGGCTTGTATTTGGTTTTTCGCAAACCGATGTACGTATTGACCTTTGATGAAGACACCGCCTTTACAGCCGGATTACCGGTGAAATGGATGTCGATTATTTTTAATGTCATTACAGGAGTGACCATCGCTGTAATTATGCCGATTGTTGGAGCTTTATTGGTTTCAGCTATTATCATTTTACCTGCAGCGATTGCGATGAGACTAAGCAAAAGTTTTAACTTAGTGATCGTTGTAGGCATTGTGATCGGCATTATTGGAATGGTCACAGGATTGACTACTTCCTATCAATACGGTACACCACCAGGAGCTACGATCACTTTAATATTTATATTTATTTTTATTTTAACAACTGTTATAAAAAAAATAGCCAATCAAATAAAATATAAAAAAAGCCGGCATTCTTAA
- a CDS encoding metal ABC transporter ATP-binding protein: MHYIEVKDLSFYYDEEPVLENISFTVDAGEFVMLTGENGAAKSTLLRNVLGLLTPNKGTAVISPVNTRNEKLAIGYIPQQVASFNVGFPSTVLELVRSGRYQRGKWFKRLDAEDEEHVERSLKSVGMWKMRHKKIGELSGGQKQRISLARIFATDPDLFVLDEPTTGMDVDSRREFYELLKHNSKVHGKGILMVTHDHEDIKQYADRHIQLIRKEDSPWRCFSMDSCSEPSKLHS; this comes from the coding sequence ATGCATTATATTGAAGTGAAAGATTTATCTTTTTACTATGATGAAGAGCCTGTATTGGAAAATATCTCTTTTACTGTGGATGCAGGAGAATTTGTCATGCTGACGGGCGAAAATGGAGCAGCTAAATCGACTTTGCTGCGAAACGTATTGGGCTTATTAACACCCAATAAAGGTACTGCGGTTATTTCTCCCGTTAATACGAGAAATGAAAAATTAGCAATTGGGTATATCCCTCAACAAGTCGCTTCTTTTAATGTCGGTTTTCCTAGCACAGTCTTGGAATTGGTTCGTTCAGGGCGTTACCAACGCGGCAAATGGTTTAAGCGATTAGATGCTGAAGACGAAGAACACGTTGAACGCTCATTAAAATCAGTTGGAATGTGGAAAATGCGCCATAAAAAAATTGGAGAATTGTCAGGTGGACAAAAACAACGCATATCATTAGCACGTATTTTTGCTACCGATCCTGATTTGTTTGTGCTGGATGAACCAACAACAGGAATGGACGTTGATTCTCGTCGTGAATTTTATGAGTTGCTCAAACACAATAGCAAAGTACATGGGAAAGGGATTTTGATGGTTACACATGACCATGAAGATATTAAACAGTATGCTGATCGTCACATTCAATTGATTCGAAAGGAGGATTCCCCGTGGAGATGTTTTTCTATGGATTCATGCAGCGAGCCTTCCAAGCTTCATTCTTGA
- the ispE gene encoding 4-(cytidine 5'-diphospho)-2-C-methyl-D-erythritol kinase has translation MSKEVIEKAPAKINLSLDVLHKREDGFHELEMVMTSIDLADHLTLKSLPEDKIVIQSNNGFLPLDQRNHAYKAALLVKETFGIQLGVEMLIKKKIPIAAGLAGGSSDAAATLRGLNQLWKLGLSLDELAVLGAQVGSDVPYCVYGGTAFATGRGEKIERLSDIPQCWVVLVKPKKGISTGTVFSALSYESLQHPATRSMVSAIENQDYLKMTQLTGNALEETSIIRQPAIEKIKQKMLLFGADTALMSGSGPTIFALCHKYSRAQRVYNGLKGFCNEVYLVRTLK, from the coding sequence ATGAGTAAGGAAGTAATAGAAAAAGCACCGGCTAAAATTAATTTAAGTTTAGATGTGCTGCACAAACGAGAAGACGGCTTTCATGAACTTGAAATGGTGATGACGTCTATTGATCTAGCAGACCATTTGACTTTGAAATCCCTGCCTGAAGATAAAATCGTCATTCAGTCGAATAATGGTTTTCTCCCCTTAGATCAAAGAAATCACGCATACAAAGCAGCCCTGTTAGTCAAAGAAACTTTTGGGATTCAACTGGGTGTAGAGATGCTGATTAAAAAGAAGATCCCGATTGCAGCGGGACTAGCAGGAGGAAGCAGTGATGCCGCAGCTACTCTTAGAGGGTTGAACCAATTGTGGAAGTTAGGTTTATCTTTGGATGAACTCGCTGTTTTAGGTGCTCAAGTAGGTTCTGATGTGCCTTATTGCGTTTATGGCGGTACAGCATTTGCAACAGGACGCGGAGAAAAAATTGAGCGGTTAAGTGACATTCCCCAATGCTGGGTTGTATTAGTCAAACCTAAAAAAGGCATTTCAACCGGCACCGTATTTAGTGCTTTATCTTATGAATCCCTTCAACATCCAGCTACACGTTCTATGGTGTCGGCCATTGAAAATCAAGACTATCTTAAAATGACACAATTGACCGGCAATGCGTTAGAAGAAACATCCATTATTCGCCAACCGGCTATTGAAAAAATCAAGCAAAAAATGTTGTTATTTGGTGCAGATACGGCATTAATGAGCGGAAGCGGCCCAACTATTTTTGCTCTTTGCCATAAATACTCTCGAGCGCAGCGTGTCTATAATGGCCTAAAAGGTTTTTGTAATGAAGTTTATCTAGTTCGTACATTAAAATAA
- a CDS encoding Veg family protein, producing MPITLASIKEKLDLKLGKKIMLTAQVGRKKKTERKGTLTETYPSVFVVELDQEENAFERVSYSYTDVLTQSVEIHFLDEESLQYA from the coding sequence ATGCCAATTACATTAGCCAGTATCAAAGAAAAACTAGATCTTAAGTTAGGTAAGAAGATTATGTTGACCGCACAAGTTGGTCGTAAGAAAAAGACAGAACGCAAAGGTACTTTAACTGAAACGTATCCTTCTGTTTTTGTTGTTGAGTTAGACCAAGAAGAAAATGCTTTTGAACGTGTTTCTTATAGTTATACAGATGTTTTGACTCAATCAGTAGAAATTCATTTTCTAGATGAAGAAAGTCTTCAATATGCTTAA
- the rsmA gene encoding 16S rRNA (adenine(1518)-N(6)/adenine(1519)-N(6))-dimethyltransferase RsmA, translating to MTNHKDIASPIRTKEILKKHGFSLKKSLGQNFIIDSNILTKIVETAGLDKQTNVIEVGPGIGALTEHLARASKEVIAFEIDDRLLPVLADTLSPYDNVTILHNDVLQVNLQEVVGEKLDTEEPLMVVANLPYYITTPIIMYFLESALRIDALVVMMQKEVAERITAAPGSKAYGSLSIAVQYYMDAEIAFIVPKTVFVPQPNIDSAIIKLTRREAPSIEVINEAVFFEVTRAAFVQRRKTLWNNLLGKYGKEEATKEKLIEALEYAGIDPKRRGETLSLAEFGKLADGICLKLLK from the coding sequence ATGACAAATCATAAAGATATCGCATCACCTATCAGAACGAAAGAAATTTTAAAGAAACACGGCTTTTCATTAAAGAAGAGTTTGGGTCAAAACTTCATTATTGATTCGAATATTTTAACAAAAATCGTTGAAACAGCTGGGTTGGATAAACAAACGAACGTTATCGAAGTAGGACCTGGAATTGGAGCATTGACAGAACATTTGGCAAGAGCCAGCAAAGAAGTCATCGCATTTGAGATCGATGACCGTCTATTGCCGGTTTTAGCAGACACGCTGAGTCCTTATGACAATGTAACGATTCTTCACAACGATGTGTTGCAAGTGAATTTACAAGAGGTCGTAGGAGAGAAACTAGATACTGAAGAACCTTTGATGGTGGTAGCTAACCTGCCCTATTATATTACCACACCTATTATTATGTACTTTTTGGAATCTGCTCTTCGAATTGATGCATTAGTGGTGATGATGCAAAAAGAAGTAGCTGAGCGGATCACGGCAGCTCCTGGCAGCAAAGCTTATGGTTCATTGTCTATTGCGGTTCAATACTATATGGATGCTGAAATTGCTTTTATTGTACCGAAAACCGTTTTTGTTCCACAACCGAATATTGATTCCGCTATTATCAAATTGACCCGCAGAGAAGCACCTAGCATTGAGGTAATCAACGAAGCGGTATTCTTTGAAGTTACGCGTGCTGCATTTGTTCAACGGCGAAAAACATTATGGAACAACTTGTTAGGAAAATACGGCAAAGAAGAAGCGACAAAAGAAAAATTGATTGAAGCATTAGAGTACGCTGGAATCGATCCAAAACGTCGGGGAGAAACATTAAGCCTGGCTGAATTTGGGAAATTAGCGGATGGAATTTGTCTGAAATTATTAAAATAA
- the rnmV gene encoding ribonuclease M5: protein MEKIKEIIVVEGRDDTRRIHESVEADTIETNGSAINAETLQLIAKAQETRGVIVFTDPDFPGEKIRKTISRAVPGVKHAFLTTTEAKPKGQGSLGIEHASPEAIRKALAKSYTEVLEQETVITRQLLLDAGLIVGDFARKRREKLGERLNIGYTNGKQLQKRLQMFQISPDEVIQAMQRILEEENDKS, encoded by the coding sequence ATGGAAAAAATAAAAGAAATCATTGTTGTTGAGGGGCGTGACGATACACGCCGGATCCATGAATCAGTTGAAGCCGATACGATCGAAACAAATGGTTCTGCTATTAATGCAGAAACGCTGCAGCTGATTGCAAAAGCCCAAGAGACCAGAGGCGTAATCGTCTTTACCGATCCGGATTTTCCTGGAGAAAAGATCCGAAAAACGATCTCACGGGCCGTTCCAGGAGTGAAACATGCTTTTTTGACTACCACTGAAGCCAAGCCAAAAGGGCAGGGCAGTCTAGGTATTGAACATGCTTCCCCTGAAGCCATTCGCAAAGCTTTAGCCAAAAGCTATACAGAAGTTTTGGAACAAGAAACAGTGATTACCCGTCAGTTACTGTTAGATGCGGGTTTGATTGTTGGGGATTTTGCACGGAAAAGACGCGAAAAACTAGGTGAACGGCTAAACATCGGGTATACGAACGGCAAGCAACTTCAAAAGAGATTGCAGATGTTTCAAATCTCGCCGGATGAAGTCATTCAAGCTATGCAACGGATTTTGGAGGAAGAAAATGACAAATCATAA